The Streptomyces sp. NBC_00162 genome window below encodes:
- a CDS encoding NAD(P)/FAD-dependent oxidoreductase: protein MSGDGSLEHLKREGRIVVVGASLAGLRAAETMREKGFTGSLTMIGDEPYEPYDRPPLSKQVLLGKATADRTALPRRRDIDAKWRLGVPASGLDMAARRVRLADGDEVEYDRLLIATGVRARPWPNEAEGALDGVFVLRTRDDGARLERALAAGPRRVLVIGAGFTGSEIASACRERDLPVTVAERGAAPLVGALGGVIGEVAAQMHQEHGVDLRTGVMVTGLEGDPSGRVRAAHLSDGATVEADVVVVSLGAQRNTEWLAGSGLGAGPRGIACDAGCRAFNIWGIVTDDIYVAGDVARSPHALFGYQFLSLEHWGNAVAQAETAAHNMLSEGMDRRPHVWIPAFWSSQFGVNIKSVGVPPMGTEIQVTQGSLAERRFAAVYGYQGRMIAAVTFDNCRWLPFYEHQIETTAPFPPPFSTVDRRPEGHKPMPADFPDPSVPTHGPTITLSGYSPADRTMTFTPARH from the coding sequence GTGAGCGGTGACGGAAGCCTCGAGCACCTCAAGCGCGAGGGCCGCATCGTCGTCGTCGGCGCCTCCCTGGCCGGCCTGCGGGCGGCCGAAACCATGCGCGAGAAGGGCTTCACCGGTTCGCTCACGATGATCGGCGACGAGCCGTACGAGCCGTACGACCGGCCCCCGCTGTCCAAGCAGGTGCTGCTGGGCAAGGCGACCGCGGACCGTACCGCCCTCCCCCGCCGCCGGGACATCGACGCGAAGTGGCGCCTCGGAGTCCCCGCCTCCGGCCTGGACATGGCGGCCCGGCGGGTGCGCCTCGCCGACGGCGACGAGGTGGAGTACGACCGGCTGCTGATCGCCACCGGCGTACGGGCCCGGCCGTGGCCCAACGAGGCCGAGGGCGCCCTCGACGGCGTCTTCGTCCTGCGCACCCGCGACGACGGCGCCCGGCTGGAACGGGCCCTCGCGGCCGGTCCCCGCCGGGTACTCGTCATCGGGGCCGGGTTCACCGGATCCGAGATCGCCTCCGCCTGCCGGGAGCGCGATCTGCCCGTCACGGTCGCCGAGCGGGGCGCCGCGCCCCTCGTCGGCGCGCTCGGCGGGGTGATCGGCGAGGTCGCCGCCCAGATGCACCAGGAGCACGGGGTGGACCTGCGCACCGGCGTGATGGTGACCGGGCTGGAGGGCGATCCCTCCGGGCGGGTCCGCGCCGCCCACCTCTCCGACGGCGCCACCGTCGAGGCCGACGTGGTGGTCGTCTCGCTCGGCGCGCAGCGCAACACCGAGTGGCTCGCCGGGTCCGGACTGGGTGCCGGCCCCCGCGGCATCGCCTGCGACGCGGGCTGCCGGGCCTTCAACATCTGGGGCATCGTCACCGACGACATCTACGTGGCGGGTGACGTGGCACGTTCCCCGCACGCGCTCTTCGGGTACCAGTTCCTGTCGCTGGAGCACTGGGGCAACGCCGTCGCCCAGGCCGAGACGGCGGCGCACAACATGCTCAGCGAAGGCATGGACCGCCGCCCCCACGTGTGGATCCCGGCCTTCTGGTCCTCCCAGTTCGGCGTGAACATCAAGTCGGTCGGGGTGCCGCCGATGGGGACCGAGATCCAGGTCACGCAGGGCTCCCTCGCGGAGCGCCGGTTCGCGGCCGTGTACGGGTACCAGGGCCGCATGATCGCCGCCGTGACCTTCGACAACTGCCGGTGGCTCCCGTTCTACGAGCACCAGATCGAGACCACCGCCCCGTTCCCCCCGCCGTTCTCCACGGTGGACCGCAGGCCGGAGGGGCACAAGCCGATGCCGGCCGACTTCCCCGACCCGTCGGTCCCCACCCACGGTCCGACCATCACCCTCAGCGGCTACTCGCCGGCCGACCGGACGATGACCTTCACCCCCGCGCGCCACTGA
- a CDS encoding cytochrome P450: MTQAILREIIDYANRANPYPLYEELRKTPVSHDGDGPYVVSTYYEIQSLLHDPRISSDAKNLKATGDDPLGQGQGEEEGATLPPSFLKLDPPDHDRLRRMTNRPFGPPHAPHRVHDMREELGGLVSGLIDGIATTGNLDRVDLVDQFAYPFPVSVICRLLGVPHEDEPRFHVWAETLAASLDPDPDADPAQQGKGAMDARMELGMYLAGLIEERRKNPGDDMLSQLATADGPDGSMTTMEVLSTSALLLIAGHETTVNLITNGMLTLLRHPDVLQRLREDPALSVPIVEELLRYEPPVQLLPQRSTLTEIEVAGVTIPKGASLWLILASGNRDPKRFENPDRFDPDRKDIQHLGLGSGIHSCFGAPLARLEAQLALSELARRLENPRLLEDPPPYRQNAVLRGPRHLTISCDGVRP, from the coding sequence ATGACACAAGCCATCCTGCGGGAGATCATCGACTACGCGAACCGCGCGAACCCGTACCCGCTGTACGAGGAGCTCCGCAAGACCCCGGTCTCGCACGACGGGGACGGCCCGTACGTCGTCAGCACGTACTACGAGATCCAGAGCCTCCTGCACGACCCCCGGATCAGCTCCGACGCCAAGAACCTGAAGGCGACCGGGGACGATCCGCTGGGCCAGGGCCAGGGCGAGGAGGAGGGGGCGACCCTGCCCCCGTCCTTCCTCAAGCTCGACCCGCCCGACCACGACCGCCTGCGGCGGATGACGAACCGGCCGTTCGGGCCACCGCACGCCCCCCACCGGGTGCACGACATGCGGGAGGAGCTCGGCGGCCTCGTATCCGGGCTCATCGACGGCATCGCCACCACCGGGAACCTGGACCGGGTCGACCTGGTCGACCAGTTCGCCTACCCCTTCCCGGTCTCGGTCATCTGCCGGCTGCTCGGGGTGCCCCACGAGGACGAGCCACGCTTCCACGTCTGGGCGGAGACCCTCGCGGCCAGCCTGGACCCCGACCCGGACGCGGACCCCGCCCAGCAGGGCAAGGGGGCCATGGACGCCCGCATGGAACTGGGCATGTACCTGGCCGGGCTGATCGAGGAGCGCCGCAAGAACCCCGGCGACGACATGCTGTCGCAGCTGGCGACGGCCGACGGTCCGGACGGCTCGATGACCACGATGGAGGTGCTCAGCACCTCCGCGCTGCTGCTGATCGCGGGCCACGAGACCACGGTCAACCTGATCACCAACGGCATGCTGACCCTGCTGCGCCACCCGGACGTCCTCCAGCGACTGCGCGAGGACCCAGCCCTGTCCGTCCCCATCGTCGAGGAGCTGCTCCGCTACGAGCCTCCCGTGCAGCTGCTGCCCCAGCGCAGCACGCTCACCGAGATCGAGGTCGCCGGCGTGACCATCCCCAAGGGCGCATCCCTGTGGCTGATCCTGGCGTCCGGGAACCGCGACCCGAAGCGGTTCGAGAACCCGGACCGCTTCGACCCCGACCGCAAGGACATCCAGCACCTCGGGCTCGGCAGCGGAATCCACAGCTGCTTCGGCGCCCCGCTGGCCCGGCTGGAGGCCCAGCTGGCCTTGAGCGAGCTCGCCCGGCGGCTGGAGAACCCCCGGCTGCTGGAGGACCCGCCGCCGTACCGTCAGAACGCGGTCCTGCGCGGCCCGCGCCACCTGACGATCTCCTGCGACGGCGTCCGTCCCTAG
- a CDS encoding ABC transporter ATP-binding protein encodes MTLLQLDGVSVRFGERAVVDRVDLEVAEHEIVCVLGPSGSGKSTLLRVVAGLQPVSAGRVSLGGADQAGVPVHRRGVGLMFQDHQLFPHRDVGGNVAFGLRMRGEGRGSSEARVAELLEMVGLPGAQGRAVASLSGGEQQRVALARALAPSPRLLMLDEPLGQLDRGLRERLVVELQGLFSRLGTTVLAVTHDQGEGFALADRVVVMRDGRVAQAGTPLEVWQRPASEFVARFLGFENVVPAVVSGGVAGTPWGKVPVPAGSPEGEQRLLIRPAGVVLAPDGLRCEVVSRTFRGTHVALLLRPEAGPVLEAECGLAGAPAAGDRVAVSFTPAEVVVLPADQERSP; translated from the coding sequence ATGACACTGCTTCAGCTGGACGGGGTGTCGGTCCGCTTCGGCGAGCGCGCGGTGGTGGACCGCGTGGACCTGGAGGTCGCCGAGCACGAGATCGTGTGCGTGCTGGGGCCGAGCGGCAGCGGGAAGTCGACCCTGCTGAGGGTCGTCGCCGGGCTCCAGCCGGTGTCCGCGGGCCGGGTCTCGCTCGGCGGCGCCGACCAGGCCGGCGTGCCCGTACACCGGCGGGGCGTGGGCCTGATGTTCCAGGACCACCAGCTCTTCCCGCACCGGGACGTCGGCGGGAACGTCGCCTTCGGGCTGCGGATGCGGGGCGAGGGGCGCGGCTCGTCCGAGGCCCGGGTCGCGGAGCTGCTGGAGATGGTCGGGCTCCCCGGGGCCCAGGGCCGGGCGGTGGCCTCGCTGTCCGGCGGCGAACAGCAGCGGGTGGCGCTGGCCCGTGCGCTGGCCCCGTCACCGAGGCTGCTGATGCTGGACGAACCGCTGGGGCAGCTGGACCGAGGGCTGCGCGAGCGGCTCGTGGTGGAGCTCCAGGGGCTGTTCTCCCGGTTGGGGACCACGGTGCTGGCCGTCACGCACGACCAGGGCGAGGGCTTCGCGCTGGCCGACCGGGTGGTGGTCATGCGGGACGGGCGCGTCGCGCAGGCCGGGACCCCGCTGGAGGTGTGGCAGCGCCCGGCCTCGGAGTTCGTGGCGCGCTTCCTCGGCTTCGAGAACGTGGTCCCGGCCGTGGTGTCGGGCGGGGTCGCGGGGACCCCGTGGGGCAAGGTCCCGGTCCCGGCCGGATCCCCGGAGGGCGAACAGCGGCTGCTGATCCGCCCGGCCGGGGTGGTCCTGGCCCCGGACGGTCTGCGCTGCGAGGTCGTGTCCCGGACCTTCCGGGGCACGCACGTCGCGCTGCTGCTGCGCCCCGAGGCGGGGCCGGTGCTGGAAGCGGAGTGCGGGCTGGCGGGGGCACCGGCCGCGGGGGACCGGGTCGCGGTGTCCTTCACCCCGGCCGAGGTGGTCGTCCTGCCGGCGGACCAGGAACGGTCCCCCTAG
- a CDS encoding ABC transporter permease, producing the protein MAVPLAFFGLFFAYPVAAIVGRGLKTDAGWQFGRIGEVLARPDIADVLWFTTWQAFASTLLTLLIALPGAYVFARFEFPGKQLLRAVVTVPFVLPTVVVGTAFLALVGRGGLLDELVGVRLDTTVWAILLAHVFFNYAVVVRTVGGLWAQLDPRQEEAARVLGAGRFAAWRRVTLPALAPSVAAASLMVFLFTFSSFGVVLILGGPAYSTLEVEVYRQTAQLLDLSTAAVLTMVQFAALGGILAVHAWTVRKRETALRLVDPGRTTHRPRGWAQRTLLGGVLLTVALLIVAPLAVLVERSFDAPGGYGFGFYRALQEVGAGGGTFLVPPLEAIWNSLQYALAATAIALVIGGLAAAALTRRAGRFVRGFDALLMLPLGVSAVTVGFGFLITLDEPPLDLRTSWILVPLAQALVGVPFVVRTMLPVLRAVDGRLREAAAVLGASPLRAWREVDLPLVRRALLIAAGFAFAISLGEFGATVFIARPDRPTLPVAVARLLGRAGEMNYGQAMALSTILMLVCAVSLLVLERLRPDKTSGEF; encoded by the coding sequence ATGGCCGTGCCCCTGGCCTTCTTCGGGCTGTTCTTCGCCTATCCCGTGGCCGCGATCGTCGGGCGCGGGCTCAAGACCGACGCCGGCTGGCAGTTCGGCCGGATCGGCGAGGTGCTCGCCCGGCCCGACATCGCCGACGTGCTGTGGTTCACCACCTGGCAGGCGTTCGCCTCCACCCTGCTCACGCTGCTGATCGCGCTCCCCGGCGCGTACGTGTTCGCGCGCTTCGAGTTCCCCGGCAAGCAGCTGCTGCGGGCCGTGGTGACCGTTCCCTTCGTGCTGCCGACCGTGGTGGTCGGCACCGCTTTCCTGGCGCTGGTCGGCCGGGGCGGGCTGCTCGACGAACTGGTGGGCGTCCGGCTCGACACCACCGTGTGGGCGATCCTCCTCGCACACGTCTTCTTCAACTACGCCGTCGTCGTACGGACGGTCGGCGGGCTGTGGGCCCAGCTGGATCCGCGCCAGGAGGAGGCCGCCCGGGTCCTGGGCGCCGGGCGGTTCGCCGCCTGGCGGCGGGTGACGCTGCCCGCGCTGGCCCCGTCGGTGGCCGCCGCCTCGCTGATGGTCTTCCTGTTCACCTTCAGCTCCTTCGGCGTCGTCCTCATCCTGGGCGGGCCCGCGTACTCCACCCTGGAGGTGGAGGTCTACCGGCAGACCGCGCAGCTCCTGGACCTGTCCACGGCCGCCGTGCTGACGATGGTGCAGTTCGCGGCTCTCGGCGGGATCCTCGCGGTGCACGCCTGGACGGTGCGCAAGCGGGAGACCGCGCTGCGGCTGGTGGACCCGGGGCGCACGACGCACCGGCCGCGCGGCTGGGCGCAGCGCACCCTGCTGGGCGGGGTGCTGCTGACGGTCGCCCTGCTGATCGTGGCCCCGCTGGCGGTGCTGGTTGAGCGGTCCTTCGACGCGCCCGGCGGGTACGGGTTCGGCTTCTACCGGGCGCTCCAGGAGGTGGGCGCGGGCGGCGGAACCTTCCTGGTGCCCCCGCTGGAGGCGATCTGGAACTCCCTGCAGTACGCGCTCGCCGCCACCGCCATCGCCCTGGTCATCGGCGGGCTCGCGGCCGCGGCCCTCACCCGGCGCGCCGGCCGTTTCGTACGGGGCTTCGACGCGCTGCTGATGCTGCCGCTCGGGGTGTCCGCCGTGACGGTCGGCTTCGGCTTCCTGATCACCCTGGACGAGCCGCCGCTGGATCTGCGGACCTCGTGGATCCTGGTTCCGCTCGCGCAGGCCCTGGTGGGCGTGCCGTTCGTCGTACGGACCATGCTGCCGGTGCTGCGCGCCGTGGACGGGCGGCTGCGGGAGGCCGCCGCCGTGCTCGGCGCCTCCCCGCTGCGCGCCTGGCGGGAGGTGGACCTGCCCCTGGTCCGGCGGGCGCTGCTGATCGCGGCGGGCTTCGCCTTCGCCATCTCGCTCGGGGAGTTCGGCGCGACCGTGTTCATCGCGCGGCCGGACCGTCCGACGCTGCCGGTGGCCGTGGCACGGCTGCTGGGGCGGGCCGGAGAGATGAACTACGGGCAGGCCATGGCCCTGAGCACGATTCTGATGCTGGTGTGCGCGGTGTCCCTGCTGGTGCTGGAGCGACTGCGTCCCGACAAGACCTCGGGAGAGTTCTGA
- a CDS encoding thiamine ABC transporter substrate-binding protein, protein MSTTKKIAGAALAAALVTTLSACGGGDAKDKSAGTSDAPKSTTVTLVSHDSFNVTDTVLKEFEQQSGYTVKVLKSGDAGAALNQEILTKGSPRGDVFFGVDNTLLSRALDNGIFTPYEAKGLGEVKPEFQLDKEHRVTPIDSGDICVNYDKAYFADKKIAPPQTLDDLIKPEYKNLLVTENAATSSPGLGFLLASVGKYGDEGWKDYWSKLKANGVEVVDGWEQAYNERFSGSAGGKKAKGDRPLVVSYASSPPVEVLYAEPQPAEAPTGVATGTCFRQTEFAGLLKGAKNVEGGKALVDFLISKKFQEDMPLQMFVNPVTKDASLPELFTKHGVVVEKPTSVAPETIAKNREQWVKAWTSLVVK, encoded by the coding sequence GTGAGCACCACCAAGAAGATCGCGGGCGCCGCGCTCGCGGCTGCTCTTGTCACCACGCTCAGCGCCTGCGGCGGCGGCGACGCCAAGGACAAGTCCGCGGGCACGAGCGATGCCCCGAAGTCCACGACCGTCACGCTCGTCTCCCACGACTCCTTCAACGTGACCGACACGGTCCTCAAGGAGTTCGAGCAGCAGAGCGGCTACACCGTCAAGGTGCTGAAGTCCGGGGACGCGGGCGCGGCGCTGAACCAGGAGATCCTCACCAAGGGATCCCCGCGCGGCGACGTCTTCTTCGGGGTGGACAACACCCTGCTCTCGCGCGCCCTCGACAACGGGATCTTCACGCCGTACGAGGCCAAGGGCCTGGGCGAGGTGAAGCCGGAGTTCCAGCTCGACAAGGAGCACCGGGTCACCCCGATCGACTCCGGTGACATCTGCGTCAACTACGACAAGGCGTACTTCGCCGACAAGAAGATCGCCCCGCCGCAGACGCTGGACGACCTGATCAAGCCGGAGTACAAGAACCTGCTGGTCACCGAGAACGCCGCGACCTCCTCGCCGGGCCTCGGCTTCCTGCTCGCCTCCGTCGGCAAGTACGGCGACGAGGGCTGGAAGGACTACTGGAGCAAGCTGAAGGCCAACGGCGTCGAGGTCGTCGACGGCTGGGAGCAGGCCTACAACGAGCGCTTCTCCGGCTCCGCGGGCGGCAAGAAGGCCAAGGGCGACCGCCCGCTGGTCGTCTCCTACGCCTCCAGTCCGCCGGTCGAGGTGCTGTACGCCGAGCCGCAGCCGGCCGAGGCCCCGACGGGTGTCGCCACCGGCACCTGCTTCCGTCAGACCGAGTTCGCGGGCCTGCTGAAGGGCGCGAAGAACGTGGAGGGCGGCAAGGCGCTCGTGGACTTCCTGATCAGCAAGAAGTTCCAGGAGGACATGCCGCTGCAGATGTTCGTGAACCCGGTGACGAAGGACGCTTCCCTGCCGGAGCTGTTCACCAAGCACGGTGTGGTGGTCGAGAAGCCTACGAGCGTCGCTCCCGAGACCATCGCCAAGAACCGTGAGCAGTGGGTCAAGGCATGGACCTCGCTCGTCGTGAAGTAG
- the rlmN gene encoding 23S rRNA (adenine(2503)-C(2))-methyltransferase RlmN produces MARPVPGELTFVAPRGAKKPPRHLADMTPAERREAVAAIGEKPFRAKQLSQHYFARYAHDPAEWTDIPAGSREKLQQELLPDLMNVIRHISCDDDTTRKTLWKLHDGTLVESVLMRYPDRVTMCISSQAGCGMNCPFCATGQAGLDRNLSTAEIVHQIVDGMRALRDGEVPGGPARLSNIVFMGMGEPLANYNRVVGAIRRLTDPEPDGLGLSQRGITVSTVGLVPAMLRFADEGFKCRLAVSLHAPDDELRDTLVPVNTRWNVREVLGAAWEYAEKSGRRISIEYALIRDINDQAWRGDLLGKLLKGKRVHVNLIPLNPTPGSKWTASRPEDEKAFVEAIARHGVPVTVRDTRGQEIDGACGQLAASER; encoded by the coding sequence ATGGCCCGCCCCGTTCCGGGAGAGCTCACCTTCGTCGCCCCTCGCGGGGCCAAGAAGCCGCCCCGGCACCTCGCCGACATGACCCCGGCCGAGCGCCGTGAGGCGGTCGCCGCGATCGGCGAGAAGCCGTTCCGGGCCAAGCAGCTCTCCCAGCACTACTTCGCGCGCTACGCGCACGACCCGGCCGAGTGGACCGACATCCCGGCGGGCTCGCGGGAGAAGCTCCAGCAGGAGCTGCTGCCGGACCTGATGAACGTCATCCGGCACATCTCGTGCGATGACGACACCACCCGCAAGACCCTGTGGAAGCTGCACGACGGCACGCTCGTCGAGTCCGTGCTGATGCGCTACCCGGACCGGGTCACCATGTGCATCTCCTCGCAGGCCGGCTGCGGCATGAACTGTCCGTTCTGCGCCACCGGCCAGGCCGGCCTGGACCGCAACCTCTCCACCGCCGAGATCGTGCACCAGATCGTCGACGGCATGCGCGCGCTGCGCGACGGCGAGGTCCCCGGCGGCCCGGCGCGCCTCTCGAACATCGTCTTCATGGGCATGGGCGAGCCGCTGGCCAACTACAACCGCGTGGTCGGCGCCATCCGCCGCCTCACCGACCCGGAGCCCGACGGCCTCGGCCTGTCGCAGCGCGGCATCACCGTCTCCACTGTCGGCCTGGTCCCGGCCATGCTGCGCTTCGCCGACGAGGGCTTCAAGTGCCGTCTCGCCGTCTCGCTGCACGCGCCCGACGACGAGCTGCGCGACACCCTGGTCCCCGTGAACACCCGCTGGAACGTCCGCGAGGTCCTCGGCGCGGCCTGGGAGTACGCGGAGAAGTCCGGCCGCCGGATCTCCATCGAGTACGCCCTGATCCGCGACATCAACGACCAGGCCTGGCGCGGTGACCTGCTGGGCAAGCTGCTCAAGGGCAAGCGCGTCCACGTCAACCTGATCCCGCTGAACCCGACGCCCGGCTCCAAGTGGACCGCCTCGCGGCCCGAGGACGAGAAGGCCTTCGTGGAGGCCATCGCCCGGCACGGCGTGCCCGTGACCGTCCGGGACACCCGCGGCCAGGAGATCGACGGCGCGTGCGGCCAGCTCGCGGCCTCGGAGCGCTAG